The window tttcttttttttatctcccctTCTAGCAACCTCACAGCATCGTGCAGCGCCGCCTGATGGAGGGAAACATCACGCGGCTGCGGGGGGAGGCCCGGGACGCCAACGGCCGGGTTCGCTCCCCGCTGGCCGACTACAAGGACGGACCCGCCGACGCCGAGGAGAAGAGCGAGAGCACCGCCGACGACTCCACGGAGGAGCACGAGTCTCTGGAGGAGAGCGAGAGGAGCCTACGGTCGGACGAGGAGGACGACAGCAGCGAGGCCGGAGCCAGACAGACGGCGGAGAAGACGGAGAGCTCCACCCTCCTCACAGCTCTGGTTGTTCAATGCAAGGTACTACTACGTCTACTACtgcataaaaactgaaaaaaacaagagaccATGCAAAAGACAGAACCATCCTGCTCCCATGACTCATCCCTCAAAGCCCACTCTTTGTCTATTCTCCCTTTACAAACCATGAAAAGCTTGGTAAGGATCCAGTGGCTGTCTGGTTGGAGCAGAACAACAGAATACTGAGTCATGGTGACCGAGAGTCCAACCTGCCATGGTTAACACATCCACATGGGTAGCAATAAATGTACGCTACGGGGGCTTGAAATGTACAAACTGTGTGGATCTCAGGACAAAAAGAACAATAATATGTCTAAAATATCATTCAAATTTGTGCTGCCTTTTCTCTTAGGCCCACTAGTACTGATGCAGTGGCAGTGCAACATAAAGCTAATTTAATTTATGGCCACAACCCTCTGCTTTAACCTTAGTGTGGCTTGCTGAGTCCTTTTTAATAACCAATGAATCAGGGTTTGAATGGTTTTACGCCAGCACAGCACTATGTACACACCAATGGTCAAGGACATTGCACACTAGTGAGCAAAGGAATCAGTGCATGACCAAGCTGACACATCTCTCCTCACTTATTTCCTGTCAGCTCTCTATTAGCCGCTAttaataaaggcaaaaatactttttatgtaGGATAAGGGTTAAGATAATGGACATTCTAgcatttcagttttaatagTTAAGCATAATTATTGAAGAAAAGGATGGTCAAACTGTAGCAGCAGTGTCCGAGATCTACTGACTCTAAGTCCCTAGTTTGGGGTCAAGCATTAAATctatatttcccataatgcagttAAATAGGGTTTTCATTGAGCAGGTATATGGCCACATATCTATAATTCCTAAATTGTTCCGGGAAAAACCTCGAACCAAATCCGACAAAACTGGTTACTATAAGAAAACATTATACAACGGCTTTCACAGGCTGAGCAAACTTGAAATGCATAATGGTGCagttttcttgcattttttttgtctacagCAGACATCCCCAAACGACCTGCATATGTGATCTTTCTATGGATGTCATTTTTTCAGTCACGACAAATGCAAATATGTGGCCTCCAGTTAATGAAGTtaaaaaacagtcaataaatatgttttcaaaaagcGTGAATCAATGCAACtacaagaggtccttgagcacacagtcataaatgagcatCAAAAATGTAAGGCTGATGGGTGCAGTAGTAGGCgggattagccgtggacagacagacagacggacggacggacggacggacggacggacggacagacagacagacagacagacagacagacagacagacagacagacagacagacagacagacaaacagacagacagacagacacacacacacacacacacacgatctcCCCTCTTGCTTACGCCTGACGGAGATACAGATGATCAAATATCAAATTCTCTACTGGATCTAATCAAGGAAAAAGACAGTGGATATATAGTGCCAATATTTAACACTTACATCTACATTGTCAaaatcagctaaatattcagcTATGGCATCCAGAATATTTTAGATAACACTAAGCTATGCTTTCTGTATTACAATACAAAAAACTGACCACACCAACACTCCTTTCTCCAACTCTCAATCACATACCGTTCTCCTCTGctaacaagtcacatgacaccaTAACAAACAGACCGGATCAAGAGAAATGCAAAGAACAaagtttttctctctgtaggaTTCTTTCCATAAGGTTGTCAGACACTAATAGTTCAAATCTGAGCCTTTCAGTGGAAACAACAAGCtcttttattgtgtatttaccTTAAAGTTGAGCAGTTGTCACTTAGACACAGAAACATGGGATAGGGTCCagggtgaaaaaagaaaatgtgactgCAACTGCTGATCCATCCATCTACAGAGAGGCATAAATTAACCTTCAACACTGCGAGTTAATCACATGTGCAGGTCTTTGGGGGATGTCTGCTGTTagcaaaacaaagaagaaaactgCACCATTATGCATCCAGTGACTCAGCATTCATGCGCtttatttgctgtgtttttctcacattttgtcTGGAACACATTAGGCGTTAATGGTCGTCTCGATTCAGGTGGAGATGTTCGGTCTAACACACACTCAGCTCtccaaaatgttattataatgtatGCAGAAAGGTGCTTCAGTCCGTCCTCAACAGATTTTCCATATTGAGCCACAAGAGACGGCTGATACTTCATGTTTAAACACAATGTTGGATAAAAAGGTGATGTTTTACATGAAGTATCTgcttaaattaacaaaaacataatagaaTAACTGGCATTTCACAACTGGTACATATGAGTTAATGaagttaatattaaaatatctactttCTTAACATGCTCTGATACAATATACAGATTTTAAAACTGCTTCTAAATGATGCTTGATTGACAAACAAACTAGTTgacagcaattttttttattgatttctcaTTTACAAAGCAAATGTGCCAAAAGATTGATGGTTCTTActggatttgctgcttttcttagGTTTATATAATAGTAAATTGAAAAGATTCGGTTTTTGAACTGATGATTGCGAAAAAAATCTGAGGATCTCTACTCAGACTCCTGGGcatttttaataacaattttctgttatttatagatttaactTTTATGTTATTAgtcaaatcaataataaaacaacaccaCCAGGTTTTACTCCATCTTCCCTCCCAAACAAAGAAGAGTTGACTCTCACTCAATTGTCCCTTCTATCTCTCTTACAGTCAAGATGGCTTAGGAGATAACAAAAATCAGATATTTACTCATCTTGTATCGTGCCTAAACTTAGTGGATCATAACATGTTGGATGTGGAAGTAATCTACAGATGCTTCAACTCAAAACTTTTCTatggatgtcatttttttcagccccgacaaatgcaaaaaatgtgGTCTCCAGCAGAACAAGGTTTGTTGtgagtcagcagtcaatgacgttataaaacagtcaataattatgttttaaaaagcgTGAATCACCGCAACtacaagaggtccttgagcacaCAGTCATAGAGGAGCACCAAAAATATGAGGCTGATTGGTGCAGTAGTAGGTGAGACTGGCCGTGGACAggcacaacaacacacacacacacacacacacacacacacacacacacacacacacacacacacacacacacacacacacacacacacacacacacacacacacacacacacacacacacacaatctcccCTCTTGCTTACGCCTGATGGAGATAAAGATAATCAATTATCTAATTATCTACTGAATCTAATCAAggacaaataatatataatatttaacacTATGTCTACATACATGacataatatttaattatgGATTCTGATTTAAGATATTTGCAGCCATGTATGACACCAAGGACGGAGCCATTTATCCTTTGAGAGAAATCAATACAGTGATCAAATAACTTTTGTTCCCTGTGGTTGTTAAAAGGTCGTAGTACAGCTTCTGCAAGTGTATTTTAGAATTAGTAATCCACTCCAGACTTTTCTGGTAGATTCAGCGTTTTCCCCCTATTACTCATTGTGCTTCGCTCTGATTTATCATCAACTTATTAAATGCAAAGTGTTCCTCCGTTACTCATTCGGTCGGCTATTTTTAAACTGTAGGATTTCTGCACCAGCGGGGCCGAAACAAAAGAGCAGGTTTGTGGGTCTGCTGATAAGCTTGTGAGGACAAAGGAGGCTCAGTTCAGTCTGTACAGAGAGCGAGGGATCAAAACAAGGCTCATGGAAACTGAACGTGTTTACTTCCAAAGGGGGGAAAAATATCCTTTGGGGTCAAGGGGATGAGATATTGATTCatgacggagagagaaagatttACAGACACGTTCTCTGGATTCAGGCTGAGTGCTGGACAGTAGAAACCACAGTTAATATAAGGCAACTGTCTCTGACTTAAATAGAAgagtatttaaatgtgtttttaatggataTATTTAAATGACCAATGTTTTagttgttatataaataaatatatatgtatgtataccaATAGGCTGATAGGTGCTACATGATCACCATCCAATTTGTGATAAATATCTAAAAGATGTTCtaaaatcttttaaaataaGGCAAATTTTCTGACTTAagtagtgtttttattctatgcatttaaatggacaatgttttaattgctaaaattgttttaaaaaaatgttaaatggcCACCATTTCCTAGTATTTGaactattattatataatacaatactactaaactatactatactactaaACTATACCATACTACTAAAGTACTATATTTTctttgtacatttatatataaatatacaaacaccACAAAGGCCAAAAGGTGCTACATGTTAGCCATCAAACAACCTgtgataaatatttcaaaactgtTAACAATTTAAGAAGTATACAgcaaaaactgaataaatccAAAAGACTGGCAATACAGAgacaataataaatcaaatatatcaGCTTCATGAGGATGTGAAGTAGGATAATTAAATAAAGGAACACTTGACACCGATACAGATAAATGCTTTTGTCCTCGTGTCCTAATACTGGACAGGAAGGGAATGAAAAACTTTAATCTGAGAGCTGACGGATACATGTATAAGAGTTCTACTCCAGTATTTTGTGAGGACTTTAACCTTGGTTCTTTTAATAAAACTACACAAGAATACCAAGAACGTTACTGTATCTTGAACTGCAGTTTATCTGAAAgcaaaatcatgaaaaagaatAACAATTAGAGAGAGTAGAGTTATGTAGCTGGGATATATTAGATCGTGCATGTGATagttgaaaaaatatcttaattcaTACATGGTGTGATACACAGTTAACAGTGTGGGGGTGGTGACATCTTACTGCTTATCTCACATGCATGCAGGGCTACCATATGTTCTGAATACATTCTTTATTCCACCATTATGCTGTATTCACCCACAAACATGTTCCTACTCATGTACaggatggagagaagaagaaaaaaggccaTTACAGGCAACAGTTCTCATAAACCTTTACAATCTGCTGCGCTGTAGACTTTCCTCTGGTGACATGGAGCCCTGCAGGCAACAGAGCGGCAgagagatgatgaagatgtttaCAAATGTAAAACTCCAGCTTGAATTATGGGTAAATCTGATAGACATGGTGGGAATACActgatttgcttcttttttttgcagagagttagatgagaggataCATTCTCATATCTGCCTGTTAAGTATGAGTATGgctttaaattcaatttaattctgCATCCAAAAGTGGGAGTTCAGTATTTTAAACAGGACTGTATGTGCTGTGTTTgtctatctttttatttttgcactttttaaatTGCAAAACCTTTAACCACTGCTGCATTTGCATTACCTATAAAGCACATTGAATTGCCCTGTGAAATGTGACATATTAAAAAAGTTGCCTTGCCTATGAAGCTACATCCAGGagacagctagcttagcttctCTTACCATAAAGTCTGAATCAAGGGGGAAatagttttcagtttttacacttttttacaCAAGCAATTTTTGTGcggattaaataaataatgaatactgTTTTAATCTGTGGGCATCAGGGGTGCTGCTAGGTTTATTTGTGATGtttggacagaaccaggctTGTTGTTTTCCACTTCCTTCCAGCCTTTCCGcgaagctaaactaagctaaaataagctaagctaaactaagctgtCTCCTAGCTTAGGCTCAATATTTGACTGACAAGCTcttcatctaactcttggcaaaaaaaaaagtgattaagtGTTTCCCATTCTGTCAAACTATCactttaaacctgcaataacagaCTTTATTGGCCACTTTGTTGCAGCGGTAACAAGTTGATTTGACAAACTTCTTAGCatacagttgcttatttacacatccagagGAAatagagcaacattatcattattttggagtcatgtttgtgtccacctgatgaatgaaAGACcaatattcactttcttttagctctgtttttggtctccaccaattcTTTATCTTCTAATTGCTCCACTATGATCACCAGATAATCTTGAACTGGGTCTTTCTGCTGTTCTTTGCTGACCAGTTAGCAGACAGTGGGTTTTTAGAGGTTTATAGATGAAAACAGACAACGGTGGGACTGAACTTAAACCGTAAAGTTGGTtcccaaaaaaactaaataattagCTGATAGAGGTTCTGCAGCGTTGAGTTATATTTTCTGTGGAACtccttttatattttgtcatttcatcacattataaaaaaagacagtgttTATAGTTTTGAGTTTGTAAATGAATCATGTCACGGATCACTTTACTCGTCAGTATGATGATGTCTGCTTGGACTAATGAGTTAAATTCCCCGTTGACTCAATTGGTTAATATTTCATGCTATGGTGATGCTTTCAAAGATCATTAAGTCTGAAAAATCAAAGTGCACTCAACAAACTGAACAATCAGCATCTTGTCGGGAAAAAGAGTCAGCAACATGAACTCAACACATCAgctaaaaaataacatttgtgaTCTGTAGCGGTGTTCACAGAATGTCCTTGTTGGTTTATATTTAACTTGATTATTAACTGTTGAACCAAACGCCTGCAGCATTTAACGGACAAATACTGATTTAAGAGTCCAACACAGAATCAATAGATATCAagttacaaacacaaaataacatttgacCAAACCTTTGTAGCAAAcgttctaaaaaataaaaagggctGGCTTGGaaacacttgtttgttttgtttgtgcaaaGTTAATTAACAGtcaactttgactttattttccagTTTGGCAGTTTCACAAGCGTAGTGGGAGCAGAATAGAttagttcaaatgaaaaatcaGATCAGTGATTTTCTAAAGCTCCCCAGAGTTGTGTTAATGTTCTGTTGTGTCTGGTTGTTTCCTTCGCTTGTTGTGGTGCCAGactgaagtggaaaaaaaaaaatcacactgtgacactaaaaaaaaatcccccctcTGTCTTCTCCACAGTGCTGCGAGACCGAAGTCAAGGCATCCATCAACACCGGCAGCCAACATAACCACATCTCCAGCTCCTGCTGCCAGAGGCTGGGGTGAGAAACGGACTGCTCttaactgcaaacacacatataataCCTACCATCTTTTAAAACAGAAGCATGAAGTGCTTTGACATTAAAATTGACAAAAAGCAAATACCAAACACTGATAGATAATgagttttttcagttttttacgGAAAAAGACTACAGGTAAATTCAGGTCTATGGATAACAGAAATCAGAATAGAAGGAATATTTCAagaattggcaaaaaaaaaaagcttatagGAGGGATTTAGTCATGACTATTATAAGCTCTTAAGGCAGGTTTTTATCCAGATTCTTAAAGACCAGACATCACCTTCATCTGTgaggaaatatatttaaatgccaAATGAAGCTCAGACTTTAGATCAAAGTCTGAGCACTGgtttgtgacattttgttcTCATATTAAGTTCAAAGCTTTGAAAAAGGCAATAGACAAACAGTAAGATGTGCTAATATTGGTGTTCTGTTTGCCTTCGAAATGCTAGTTAATAAAATCCCAGCTGCATAAacttttgatttacattttaataaagaattAAAAGGTGACACATAATGAGAAAATCTATTTCTGGGAGACAGCtacagaatgaaatgaaatgaaatgtttctactgtgtgtgtgtgtgtgtgtgtgtgtgtgtgtgtgtgtgtgtgtgtgtgtgtgtgtgtgtgtgtgtgtgtgtgtgtgtgtgtgtgtgtgtgtgtgttattagaCTGGTTCCCATTCAGGGCAGTTCACCATGCGATGGCAGCAGCTCAGTGACCggtctgcagctgcagctgggCAGACAGACGGTCCAGTGTTCAGCCTACGTCAAAGGTGAGAATCACACTATATAGTATGTGACTATTTCAATGATTTGTAAACAAGAGTCTACAACCAGCAGCTCGCATGATATGCTAACATGCTCCCAAGACAATGCAAACATTCTGATGATTAgcaatgtttacaatgttcaccatcttagtttttaGTGcgttggcatgctaacatttgctaataggcacaaagtagagctgaggctgatgggaaagtcattagttttgcaggtatttgctCAATTGAACAAATTACACTTATGACAGATTGATAGCAACGAAGAACAATTTTTGCCTCACGTTGCCTGTGTCTTGGCCAAAAAGTTGCACCTGAACACACCGCAAAAACTACAGCCATCGGCCAACTACCGTGTACGTTCTGCACCTACTTAATAGGAAATGATTTTCCAAACCAGCTGGCGTTAATAGTGTGTATTCGTCATTCAAAAAAGTGAAACCGTCAGACCTCAACTGTGGAAATACAAGATGTTCTCATACATCGATGAAAGAAATCAGCATCGAGGGCCTACAAAGGAGGACTAGTGCCAACGAAGCGagacaaacagcaaaacaaaacgaGGGCCAAGGTTATTCAATTTCATCCTGAAGGGGGACATGAATAGGTctaccaaatgtcatggcaatccaatCCAACAGCTGTTAAGAATCACAAATGTGAAGGTCATGGTGGCGCTGAAGAAAAAGTCTGAAGTGGAGCAGAGAAATATGAAATCACCTGCTGTGTCTTCTCTGTAGAAATTCAGCTAAAAGAGATTTTGAGTTGGATATCAGTTTGTCTCCGTACTTAGCATTCTGGCAGCACATCCTATCTTGTCCTTTTAAAGCACTCAGGCAGAAATAACCATTAAATAAAAGGACAGCTGGGTCGAGAAGAATATGTTGAAGCAGTGATCAACAATATTTTCGGgcaaataaatgtctgtttgctTATCTTTTCCACTTTATATTGCCAATGCAGCACAATAATGTTGTATGAAAGCTTCTACATATTCTGTACTAAGAGTGTTAGGTAGCTTTTCTTAATAGGGGGAAATCCCCTTCTGCAGAAAAATAACAAGTCTGAAGATAATTATCACGAGCAGCAATTGTCATCATGGCTGAACAGACAAACAGGAACCAAATTCCAGAAAATCCAACTGCCGAAGACATTGTTACACGAGGATTGATCTTATTATCTTTTTAGATTCTTATGACGAGTTAAGGAGATAAGTGGTTATTGATGCTACAGTCGTAACAGGCACTGtttcaaagacaaataaaaatcatctGCAGATAATAAACAAAAGTGGTCTAAAAAAAGGTGAGGAAAAAGTTAATCTGCATTCGATTGCAATGAAAGGgtagtttatttttctcattaagAAGCTTGCTTTCCTTTTAAGgacttttttcagtttcttctttGAGGTTTGTAACATTTAAGTTGGTTTAGCTGCAGTATTGAGTTTGTTTGACAAAAACTTGACAAATATGGTGTCGATACCACTCTGATATTTGAgtcaatatgaagctacagctaggAGAACGTTTAGTTTAGCAGAAAAACTACCAGCAGGGAGAAAGAAATCAGCCTACCATCACTTTTGTGGGTAAGCACTAATTAACACATCATATATcctttttacactttgtttttcacactgaTTAAACCAACCAGATATGAAGTGTTAATTTAtaagctttagaggtgttggtaGGTAGGACAGACCCAGACTGTTTCCCCCTCTTTtgtagtctttatgctaagctaagctaaccagctgctgtctCAAATTTAGGGAGTGGTATCAAACTTCTTAATCTAATCTATTTCCAGAAAAGtaaaactattccttcaaaGTCATATCGTATTTCCGGAGCCTCAAAGCATTAAATTATAGAAATATTGCGTCCTTGCTTTGATTTCTCCTGACTTTCGCCTTGTTAtctggtcctcacaaagatagaagaacaagacaaacacacagttattCATGCTGCAGTTTTTATCTGGACCTACTCCATAATTCCTCCGCTTCGGTGAACGACGAGTCTAATTCAATCCCAGCGCTCGACTCTTTCACGCACGTTAAATTCTCACTAAACTCTCACGTTGCGGCTTCAAAACCTGTCCCTACAAGTACATACAATAATCAGCACTCATTAACATGAGAATGAATTATTTAGTTGTGTTGGCGATTCAACCTGGATTCAGGCTAATGTATGCAATGTTCACATGAGGCTGTTCATGAATAAGACTCGTTTCTCTCCCCTtatctctcttccttttccACTTTCAGAGGATGAGGCGTTTGAGCTGTGCCTGGGTCTTCAGACTGTGTTGGAACTTAAAGTAAGGTCCTCATTTGCTTTGCTAATATTTTGAACgcgttatcttttttttttttatatgtgctttttaaagaaccagctgcctgaaacggcgtTTAAAAATAggcaaaaaaggaaagaagaagaaagctgtaggaggaaaaaaacaaccatttaaGGGGTAAAGATGGAGGCACAAATTCCTAAAaagaaatgtactgtatgtggtTTTATCTAAAGGGAAAAGGCTGGTGGGGTTATTTTAGTGGCCCAGTTATCTGCTCGATTCCCACTGTGCAGGTAAAAACTCAGATAAGAGCGGATTGAGGACATCTGGTGAGGTGGAATTGTTGAAATTGCAATTCAAACCTCATAAAAAGACTCAATTGCAAACGGAGGGTAGTGCTCCGTCGCCATGGAGGACGTTATGTTTTCggtttgggtttgtttgtttgtcagaagGATGACAGAAAAACTACTGGCACAAgtttcatgaaacttggtggaaggGTGTAGCATAAACAAagggagaaaacaacaaaacattttcgAGCCGATCGGAATCAGGAGGATACGCAAATTCCAAACTCCACCAAGGACagtatgttttcagtttgggtttgtttgtctgttgattttcatgaaacttggtggaaggGTGTAGCAATAACAAAGGCAAAAACCCATTAAATTTAGGAGTGTATTCGTATCATGGATCAGATACACATATTATTTTTCCCTTAATGGCCTTGCCGGAGGTCTAAGCTCTCTGAGTGCCCCTCTAGTTTCAGTATTACATCTGCTGCATCTGGTTAATATCCTCCTGAAATCTAATTGGAGAGAGACGTGAGGGCATTAAGGAACATGAGCtccttttttcttaattttgtaAATTAGCCTTTAAGGACTTAGTAATGTTAGAAGAACATTTCCCCTTGATGGGTTTGCTCTGCAAGTTTCCACAACAAATATAGTAATTAAATATGATGGCTAAATCTATCATTAACACAAGGACTgcaaaaaagtgatttaaacaCATCACCTTTGGATTTAGGAAAATGCGATGTGCACATTTGGCAATTTTCTAACTTCATTGGACAAACAAGAATCAAGAAAACAATCTAGAAAATAATTGATAATGACGATGATCTTTGGTTGTTAtcttaaaatatgtaaacactGTGCAGCCTGTGTGTTGCTCAACCCATATATCCCAATGCTACCAGAATGTTGCTACCAATATGTTTAATTTACTACAATAGAGGGGTGCCAATGTCAGAGATTTTACATATAAATCTACACTTAAGTAATCGGTGAAAGAACttactaaaataaacaaactagaatgttgcatttttcatctttcagtACTTTTGATGCAAATATTTATCTGTCcaatagacaaataaataatcttaaacATCAGTGCAAACAAAGGTTTTAAATGCAGGATAGTTCAACCAACAACTAAGGATTTGGATTAATGAAGTTGAGTCCACATACGGTATGGGAGCCATTTACACTCCGTAGCAAATTATTACCTCcgcaaataaaacaatttaatctAGAGAGAGCTGACGGCTTGATATTAGCAGAACGATACTCATACTCATTTAAAGTTCCCAATTACTGGATGTGTACTGATCTAAGAACTATGTAGACATGGGGATAATGCTGGTATCTAATGTGTTGTCTTCAaatatgcttgttttttgttttcaaacagtccaaaacccaaagatgttcAATTTAGGATGATgtcaaactgaataaaatagaatattgTGTCGCCTAATCTGAACAAAATCTGGTCATAGAGCACAATGGTTCACAATTTTCTTGGCTTGTGTGTCTTGAGAACAAAGCAATATCTAGTTAAACTATGCagattttagttatttttcctTCTCAGATTGTTAATTTTGAGTAGGTTATGAGGcaagaagaagtaaaaaatcTAATGTTCCACAAGAAAACATGTATAGAAAAGcctgaaaacattattttgcattgcagaagatatttttattgtctccttttttgttatttatccTCAGATTAGTTGTGCGACCCCAATGTTGGAAACCACCGATGTACCACCACTAATTACGTGTTTCCTCTCACAGTGCTGCCTGGACCTGAGTAGTCGTGTCCTGAAGCTGCATGGCTGCGGAGAGGAGCTGCCTTTCCTGAACCCTTCGACCGACAGCCAGTGCCAACACGACTCCAACGAGAACCTGTGAGCCCGGAAACTCGA is drawn from Anoplopoma fimbria isolate UVic2021 breed Golden Eagle Sablefish chromosome 23, Afim_UVic_2022, whole genome shotgun sequence and contains these coding sequences:
- the nrip2 gene encoding nuclear receptor-interacting protein 2 is translated as MSETKKGELAIRDKAILHQQRRLKQATQFSHKDSADLLPLDGLKRLGTTKDLQPHSIVQRRLMEGNITRLRGEARDANGRVRSPLADYKDGPADAEEKSESTADDSTEEHESLEESERSLRSDEEDDSSEAGARQTAEKTESSTLLTALVVQCKCCETEVKASINTGSQHNHISSSCCQRLGLVPIQGSSPCDGSSSVTGLQLQLGRQTVQCSAYVKEDEAFELCLGLQTVLELKCCLDLSSRVLKLHGCGEELPFLNPSTDSQCQHDSNENL